A segment of the uncultured Desulfobulbus sp. genome:
TGACTCACCCCGCTACCGTACCGTCAAAACCATCCTTGAAAATAATCAGGAACAAGTCGAAAACGCTCCCGATTCTTCACTTCCCGGCATTTACACCGGCAACTCCCGTTTCCAGCGCAACACCGCTGATCTTATCCAATGAAAGGAGCGACCATGCAGCCCATGCCCGAACTCACCCCATTGCTCAAGCAACTCCGACTCTCCAGCATCCTTGAATCCCTGGCCGCCAGAAACCGCGAGGCCATAGAGGCCAAGCTCGCCTATCCCGAGTTCCTCGCCCTGCTTATCCAGGACGAGGTCGCCAGAAGAGAACAGAAAAAGTTCAGTCTCCGCGTCCGCCGCGCCGGTTTCCGTTCGCAAAAGACAATCGATTTTTGAATCTGTCTTGGCAAGTCTCCTCTGTACAAGGGAGAATCTCGCCAAGACATAATGGCCTCATTTATTCCTTACTGATACAGCTTGCCGGACAAGAGGCAATGGCCTCGTCAATGCACTCCTCTTCACCGGAGGATTCGCTTTTGACGAATGCTTTTCCAATTGCCTCGTTGAGGGCGAACACTGCTGGGCAGATCTCAATGCATGCTTCACAGCCGAGACACTCTTCCTGATCGATCCGTACTTGTTGTGCCATGGTTTTCTCCTTAAATTGATTTTGTCTTCATTCTGGAACGATGGCCATCCCATGAGTTCCATTCGAGCAAGCGCCGCTGTCCCCGGAGCGAACGGACATAGGTCGCATCGTGCCCAACTTCAAGACATCCTAAATACTCACCTTGCTGATTGTGCAGGGCCAGATATTGGATGTGGATAAATTTTTCGCCAAGCTCCAGACAGAATTCTGCGTGCTTCCGCTCCCCCTTCTTGAATGCCTCCAGTATCTCCGTGACCATATGCAGCGATTTGGGAGGGTGGCAGTTCTTGACATCCCGGCCTATCGCCGCTGGGCTTCTCGGAAAAATGCGGTGACTGCTGCCTGAGTAGTAGGCAACCTTATCGTCGGCATCGACAAAGCTGATGTCAACGGGCAGGTTGCAGAGCATGGCGTTGACCACCTCGGGCGACAGTTGCCCAGTGGCAAGGTCTATCAGTCCCGTTGTCGGTTCGCTGGTCACTGGTTCCGCCATTTCGACGGCCCACTCATCACCGGGAGTAATGTCAAAGGCATACCCGATCTCCTCCTCTCCCAATCGGCAACGATGCCAATCTTTTTCGGATAGAATTTTCAGGGTCATGGGAAAGAGGATGCGTTCTTCCTTCTGGACCATGTCGTCAACGGCGTCCGATAGGTCCGCCAAAGCCTTTCGCGCCGCGCTGCGATCTTTGCCGGCCAGCAAGTCTTTCGTTTGTCGGAATTGGCGCCGAATATCGTCGTGTACTTCCCACATCACTTTTCCGGGTGCGGAAAGACCGTGTCATTCCAGCAGTGGAAAGAGCTGATTCTCTTTTCACACATAGTGCACGTGCAGCTCCGCCAACTCCTGCACCAGAAATCGAAGCTGGCCGACGACAAATGACCAGACCGTCTCCCCTGGTTTCTCCCCAATCTTCTGTAATTCCTCGTGGAGCTCAATCAATAATTCCCTGGCCTGACTGTTATCTTCCATGAAGGTGTGCACTGGATGCCCTGGTGGCATGGACACCTCTTCCTGAACCTCCAGAGCGCTTTTGATGAGTGCCGCGTGTAGATGGCACATCTTTTTAATCTCACTTTCCGACAATCCTTCTTTCACCAATGTCTGTTCAAGCGAGGCTATTTCGTCGGGAGTAATGTCGCCCACGGTCTGGGTAAATTTTCCTGAAGGGTGGCAAGCTCCGCGCCCTCGTGCAACTCTCGGATTATTTCCTTGAGCGCTGCCAGTCGCTGTTCCCTGGGTAATCCATTGGTTTGCACCTCCTGCTCCTCTGAAGGAGGCGGAACAATCTCAACTGCTGTGCCGGTTGAGGCCATAATTTCCCTTGGGTAAACCCCCGGCTTTGCCGGGGGACTCCAACAGTTTGACGGTTACTGGATTGCAGAAAAAAAACAATTGATTGCGTTCTTGATCGTCTTTGTTGAGATCAACAATGCAAAGAGCATAGGCAAGAATCAACACAATTTTTTCTGATGCTTAATTCCCAGATTTCAATGAGGAATCGATCAACGAATACCGGAGCATCAGTTTTTGCTTATACTCACACAAAACAACAAGAGTCAGAATCGAAAGATAATAGATGCGAACTCGTGATATTTTATTGCTGGATCTTGCCAACAACTTGACCACCAAGGGTGGTCAGTGGATCAGTTGCATATGCCGCTTTGAGCGGCTCCCAGTCTTTCAAGCCACCGGCTTTGCCGGTGGTCTTTGACTTTGCCTGCAATGAAGAGCATCAGATCAAGGACACGTTCATTTCCCATGGCGGCAGCTTTCTCGATGGTAGAAACCCGTCCCATGGTTTGGCGAAGTAGGGTGTTTTTCAGTTTTTCAAAGGCAGTGTTATGCGTTGCCAGTGCATCGATGAGTACGGGGTACTCTTGGGTAAGTGTGTAGATGGTCGTTTCTTTTGTCAGTAACATGGTCGCCTCTCGAATTTCGCTGTTGGATACTTGCTTATTCCTGCGGATATCCTTAAATCGGAGGCGCGATGGTCACCAGAAGTCGCATTTTAGTTGCCGCTTCCACCCCATGCGGTTCTCGGATTTGCGAGATAAGCAAATCTCCGGTCTTGGCCGATATTTTGGTGTCGTTGCCCAGGAAGTAACCTTCCCCTTCGAGGACGAGAATGGATAGCTCGCCATCCAGGTCGTGGGAATGAACCGGGAAGGTGACACCGGCATCGAGATTGAAATTGATGATTTTGAAATACTGCGAATCTTCAACGAGAAAATACCCTTTCATGGATCCCGCTGTGAACGTATTGGTTGTGGCAAGGTCTATTGTTTTCATGATTGTCTCCTGGCGTGTAGTGGTTTGGTGGAGTTGCGCACCGTCGTTTGTCTTTATGAAGCATGCGCTGTGCCAGAAAATATTAAGATACATTACGATGAGTTACAGGTGTCATTTTCAATATTACAACATAGAAACGTTGTCATATTGGAACTCATGTTGTATTTTTTAAAACATGAAACGACTCGAAACCCTTTCTATTATCGCCCAAGACCTGACCGCGGTCTTTGGCGCCGAAGATCGATATCAGCGACTGCTGGAAGCGCTCCGTTTGGCCATCCCCTATGATTCGGCAGCGCTCCTTCGGCTTGATCAGGGCATGCTCACTCCCATCGCTTCCATGGGGTTGAAGCCAAAGGCTATCAGTACGCGTTTTCGACGGAGTGAGCATCCTCGGCTCGATATTATCTGCAGCTCAAGCGAACCAACGCTCTTTTCAAGTGACAGTACCTTGCCGGATCCCTTTGATGGGTTACTGGAAATCGACCTGGAAAGCGTTCACCACATTCACGCCTGTCTCGGGTGCCCGTTATTGGTGCGAGATCAGTTGGTGGGCGTGCTGGTTTTTGACGCGATCGATCCACTCGCGTTCAGTCATCTGCCCACGCAATACATCCAGGTGATCGCCTCGCTGGCCAGCGCGCAAATGCAGACCGTTGAACTGCTCTCTACACTTGAAAAGGAAGCAGAGCGCCAAGGCTTGTTGGCCATTGATCTGATGCAGGATATTCAGCAGCAAAGGGGGTATGAGATCCTCGGCACCAGCACCCAGATCAAGCGTTTGCGCCAGGAAATAGAGCTTGTGGCCCCCTCTGATTTTACCATCCTCATATTGGGTGAGACCGGTGTCGGTAAGGAACTGGTGGCCAGGTCGATTCATAATCGCTCACGACGCCGTGACAAACCGCTGCTGTATTTGAATTGTGCCGCGCTGCCCACGGACCTTGCTGAAAGCGAACTCTTCGGCCATGTCAAAGGTGCCTTTACGGGGGCGATTGCCGATAGAATAGGAAAGTTTGAATTGGCCCATGGTGGGACGCTGTTCCTGGACGAGATTGGTGAACTCTCGCTTGAAATTCAGGCGAAGTTGCTCAGAACTGTACAGGAAGGGGAGGTGCAACGCGTGGGTTCTGAAAAGATCCAGCGTGTTGATGTGCGACTGATCACCGCGACCAATAGGAATCTTGAAAAGGAGGTCGCTGCCGGAAATTTCCGAGCAGATCTCTACCATAGATTACACGTCTATCCCATAATCGTTCCGCCTCTGCGGGAGCGGCTTGAGGATATTCCAATGCTTTCAAAATATTTTGCCCAGAAAGCCGGCGCTCAGCTGAGACTCCACCAGGTTCGCATCGATGAGGATGTTGTCGCCATGCTCCTGCGCTACCAGTGGCCTGGCAATGTGCGTGAGCTGGATAATGTTATCTCCCGAGCGGTACTCAAGGCATCGGCCAATAAACTCGTTGGCGATGTTATCGTGACGCCGGATTTTGTCAGCGGTGATCTGAACATGCCGGCATCAGCCTCGCCAATCAGCTTTCAAAGCAGTTCTCCTCAGCGGCCCAGCGGACGTTCTTTCCGTGCCGAGGTGAAGGCCTTTGAAATCCAGCTTATCGAGCAGGCATTGGCGAGCCATCAGGGGAACTGGGCAGCTGCGGCTCGGGAGCTTGATATGAACCGCAGTAATTTGCACAATTTGGCAACACGGTTGGGGATTCGTCACAAAAAAATGGCGAATTAAGGGACGCTTCAGAATACGGAAATATTAGCACGTCAAGCTTGCCTGATGGCAAGCTTGGCATGTCCGCGAATTGTATCTGGAATCAACGAGTAACTTTCCGATCCACGTATAATCAGGGATAACCTCAAGCCTTGCCTTCCTATAACAGCCTGAGACTGCCAGTATCAATCTTATTTACGCCTTTGGTTCTGTCCCAAAAATTGAGGCCATTTCTTTTATATGCCTCGGAATAACGGCGGCATGATTTTGTCGCTTTAGTCTTTGTTCTCATAAGTCACCATTGCCAGGGGGGATACTCGCTTAACAGGGTGTCCGTCGAAAATAGGCAGGTTCATTTTTTCTTCCTCCCAAAGGCCTGCGACACCAGAACAAAGAAAAAGGGAATGAACAGCAGGTCGATGAAGGTAGCCGAGAGCAGGCCACCAGTCACCGCCGTGCCGATAGCGTTTTGTGCTCCAGCGCCGGCACTCTTGGTCAGGGCCAGGGGGAGGGTACCGAAGAAAAAGGCCAGGGAGGTCATGATGACCGGCCGCAGCCTGATCTTGACCGCAGAGAGTGTGGCGTCCACCAGTTCGTGTCCCTGGCGCATCTGTTCCTTGATGAACTGGATGATGAGAATGGCGTTCTTGGTGGACAGGCCTACCGTGGTCAAGAGGCCTATTTGTAGGTAGACGTCGTTGGGCAGAGCGCGGAAGGCGACCGCCGTGACCGCGCCAACTAGGCCCAGGGGCAGCATCAGCAGGTTGACAAAGGGGATGGTCCAGCTTTCATACAGGGCAGCCACCGAGAGGAAAACCACCAGCAGGGAGATGGCATAGAGGGAAGGAGCCTGTGCGCCGGCATGTTTTTCTTCGTAGGAGAGGCCGGTCCATTCATAACCGATGCCAGTGGGCAGCTCGGCAACCATTCGCTCCATCTCGGTCATGGCCTCACCGGTGCTGATACCCGGTGCAGCCTGCCCCTGAATTTCCACCGAAGGAATGCCGTTGTAGCGTTCCAACCGTGGCGAGGCATAGCGCCAGTGACCGCTGGAAAAGGCGGAAAAGGGCACCATGTGACCACTTGAGTTGCGCACATACCAGTTTTTAATATCCTCAGGCAGCATACGAAAGGGGGCGTCGGCCTGGACATAAACCTTTTTGACCCGGCCGTCTTGGATGAAATCGTTAACATACTTGCTGCCCCAAGCCGTGGTCAGCACGGTGTTGATGTCGGCTGCGGAAACTCCCAGGGATCCGGCGCGGTTGTCGTCGATATCCAGCTTGTATTCCGGTGAATCGTCCTGGCCGTTGGGGCGGACCGCGACCAGTTTGGGATTTTTCCGCGCCTCGCCAAGCAGCTGCGCCCGGGCCTGCATCAGTTGTTCATGGCCCAGGCCGCCGCGATCCTGGAGTTGCAGATCAAAGCCGTTGGCCACGCCCAGCTCGATAACCGCAGGCGGGGCAAAGGCAAAGGCCAGGCCGTCGCGAAACTGGGAAAAGGCTTTCATCGCCCGCATGGCGATGGCCGGGGCCTTCAGGTCCGGCGTCCGGCGAAGGCTCCAATCCTTGAGTTTGACAAAGGCCAACCCCATGTTCTGGCCGCGACCGGCAAAGCTGAAGCCGGAGATGGTGATGACCCCTTTCACGGTCTGCGGTTCATTGGTGAGGAAGTGGTGCTCCAACTGCTTGATAACATCGTTGGTCCGTTCCTGGGTCGCACCGGCGGGCAGCTGCACCTGGCAGATGAGAAACCCCTGGTCCTCCTCAGGAAGAAAGGAGGTGGGCAGGCGGAGGAACAAGTGGGCCATGGCGGCTACGATTAGGGCATAGATGAACAGATAGCGCCATTTACGGCTGAACGAGCGGCCAACGATACCCTCGTATTTATGGCGGCAGAAGTCGAAGCAGCGGTTGAACCACTTGAAAAAACGACAGAAGGGGCCGCATTCTCCCGGAGTGTGTCCCTGTTCCACTGGCATCAGCAGGGTGGAGCACAGCGCAGGGGTCAGAATCATGGCCACTAACACCGAGAGAATCATGGCGGAAATGATAGTGATCGAAAACTGACGGTAAATGACGCCGGTGGAACCGCCGAAAAAGGCCATGGGCAGGAAAACGGCGGTCAGCACAGTGGCGATGCCCCAAAGGGCGCTGGTGATTTGCTCCATGGATTTGATGGTGGCATCATGGGGCGAGAGTCCCTCTTCGGACATGATCCGCTCCACGTTTTCCACCACTACAATGGCATCGTCCACCAGCAGGCCGATAACGATGACTAGGGCAAACATGGTCAGGGTGTTGATGGAAAATCCTGCCGCCGCAAGCACGCCCATGGTACCGAGCAGGACCACCGGAACGGCGATGGTGGGAATGAGGGTGGCACGCAGGTTCTGCAGGAAGAGGTACATGACGATGAACACCAGGAACACCGCCTCTATCAGGGTATGAATGACCTCCTCGATGGAGATCTTGACGAAAGGCGTGGTGTCGTAGGGATAGACCACCTTCATCCCCGGCGGGAAGAATTTCGACAACTCCTCCATCTTGGCCTTGATCCGGTCGCCGGTTTCCAGGGCATTGGCACCCGAGGCCAGACGGATGGCCATGCCGCCCATAGGCTTGCCGTTGTAAAAGGACTGGAGCGAGAAGTTCTCGGTGCCGATCTTGGTGGTGGCCACATCCTTGAGCCGAACTACGGATCCGTTGCTGTTGGTACGGAGAATAATGCCGTCGAACTGTTCCGGCGTCTGCAGCAGGGTGCGGGCGGTGACCGTGGCGTTGAGCTGCTGCCCCTTGATCGCGGGTAGGCCGCCGAACTGTCCGGCAGAAACCTGAGCGTTCTGCGCCTCCAGGGCCGCGACCACGTCATTGGTGGTCAGGTTATAGCTGAGGAGTTTGGCCGGGTTAAGCCAGATGCGCATCGCATTTTGGGTGCCGAACATCAGCAGCTCGCCTACGCCGTCCAGGCGACTGATGATGTCCTGCAGATTGGAGACCATGTAGTCGGTAAGGCCGTTACGGTCAAGCGTGCCCTCCTCGGAAACTAGGCCGATGATCAGCAGGAAGTTGCGGGTCGACTTGACCACCGCGATGCCCTGGCGCTGAACTGCGTCTGGAAGTAGGGGCACGGCCAACTGCAGCTTGTTCTGCACCTGTACTTGGGCGATGTTGGGGTCGGTCCCGGCCTTGAAGGTGAGCGTGATGCTCACCGATCCGGCGGAGTCGCTGGTGGAGGCCATGTAGATCAGGTTGTCGATACCGTTGAGCTTCTGTTCGATTACCTGGGTGACCGTGTCCTGTACCGTCTGCGCCGATGCCCCGGGGTAGGTGGCGTTGATGGCGATCTGCGGTGGCGCGATGGCCGGGTATTGGGAGACGGGCAGCTTCTTGATGGAGAGCAGGCCCGCCAGCATGACCATGATGGCGATGACCCAGGCGAAAATAGGACGATTGATGAAGAAGCGGGGCATGGCTGTCGCTCCTTATTTCACGGTTGCGGGTTGTGGGGTCGGGCTTACACTAAAGGGGCGCACTTTGACCTGCATTTCCGGCCGAATCCGCTGCACCCCCTCGACAATTACCCGGTCGCCGGGCTTAATACCGTCGGTGACCAGCCAAGCATCGCCCACCGTGCGTTCGGTCTGGAGGATGCGACGCTCAACCTTGTCGCCGGCACCAGCCACCAGGGCAATCGCATGGCCGGCAGTATCGCGGCTGACGCCCCGTTGCGGAACGAGCAGGGCGTTTTCCCGCACGCCTTCCTGGATGATGGCGCGGACGAACATGCCGGGGAGGAGCAGTTGATCCGGGTTGGCGAACAAGGCCCGAAGGGTGACCGAACCGGTGCTTTGGTCTACGCTGACCTCACTGAATTTGAGGATGCCGTCGTGGGTATAGGAGGTGCCGTTTTCCAACTCCAGTTTCACCGTAGCCTGGGCGGGATTGCTTTTAAGGGTGCCGGCGGCCAGATTCTGTTTGAGCTGGAGCAAGTCGGCGCTGGCTTGGGTAACATCGACATAGACCGGGTCAAGCTGTTGGATGTTGGCCAGGGCGGTCCCCTGGTTGGCGGTCACCAGGGCGCCGGCGGTGACCGCGGAACGACCGATATGGCCGGAGATCGGGGCCGTGACCCGAGTGTAGTTGAGGTTGATCTGCGCCATGTCCACGGCAGCCTTGGCGGCTCTGATCTCGGCAACGCCCTGGTCGTAGGCCGCGACAGCGTCTTCATAATCCTGGCTACTGACCGCCTTGGTCGGCACTAGCCGGCGATAACGCTCGGCATGCTGCTTGAGGTTGACGCTGTTGGCCTCGGCCTTGGCGAGGCTGGCCTTGGCGCTGGCGAGGCTGGCCCTGTAGGTGGCGGGGTCAATCTGGTACAGTACCTCGCCTTCCTTGACCTCGCCGCCTTCGGTAAAGAGACGCTTGAGGATGATGCCGCTGACTTGGGGCCTGATCTCGGCCTCGAGGTGGGGCGTTATCCGGCCAGGAAGAATGGTGGTCAGGGTGACGGCCTGCTCTTGGATGGTGACCACCGAAACCTCAGGCGCGGGTTTGGCCTGGGCCGCATCGCCAGAGGTGTTCTTTTCCTTGCATCCGGTGATGAGCACAAGCGTGACCAGGAGTGGTAGAAGGGGCAGATATCGGCTGAGGTTCCGCATAACCATGATGGTTTCCTTGGGAGAAGGGGAAAGTGGAGGCGGTAAAATTTTTGAGACAGCACCTTGTATATGGTAATTGTTCTATGGGCTGTATGTAACAGATTGTTGCACCTTAGGCCGGTATTTACCAATGAACGGGAATCGATGCGAGTCTTGGTTAAGAAAAATTCACAGATTTTTTTCTCCACGGACGCCGCTGCCTGGGTGCATTGAATAGGGCCAGTGCGATTTGCCTGGTAGAGTATCTCTCAGACCTTTTGGGCCGAGAAGTCCAAGGATCAATACCCTTTTGGTCCCGGAATGGAAGCAACATTTCTAGGAAAGGTGAGGGAGGAAATCCTGCCCGTTGGTTCGCTCCTTGTCAGGAAGAACCTCAAACCCTTGCCTACGCAAAACAGGTTAATATTGCCAGTTCCCATCTTGATTATGCCCCAATGCTGTGCAAAAGGTTGGGGCCACCTCTTTTTTCTACAGTCCCACCATCTTTGATAATGTTGATTAATCGATGATCAGTTTCAGAGAAGAAACTCTTGGTCCGGTTGCTCCGGTGATTCTCCATGGCTCTGAATCAGAATTTTTAAAGCGGGTCAACGATAGCGACTACGGTCGAACAGCCTGTTTGTATATACAAATTCGTCAAAGGCGATGTTTTTGTTTAGAGGACTGGGCATCGGTATCATCGAAATCAATGAAATCAAACCAACCTCTGCTGGGGCACTTTTCGAGGGGATGAAAAACAGCGTGATAGGGAGAGAAGGTGCCCTTGGAATTTGGCCTCCCTCCGAGTGCTAGTGACTCTAAGTGGCCAAATCAGTTTCTCCACGACAATTTTCTCGTTTTATTAGCTATATAAGAAAAATAGAATCCTGGAGGCCTTACTTTAGGCCTCGCACACATAGTTGCCGTGGATAGTGGGATTTTGCAGTAAGTCACTTAAGGCGATATCGCTGATCATGTGTAACGCTTCAGATAGAGCCCGGAATGAGGTAGAATTATATTTATGAATGGTGCGGAAAAGAGAAAGCTTGGTTACTGGGAAGTCACCTCCATCGGCGTTGGTGGAATGGTTGGAGGAGGAATATTCGCCGTCCTCGGCCTGTCGGTGAAGCTGACGGAGGGAGGGGCACCACTGGCCTTCCTGATTGCAGGCATTGTTGCCCTTGTCACTTCTTACTCCTATGTGAAACTTTCCGTCACATTCCCTAGCCAAGGTGGGACGGTCGCCTTCCTCGACCGTGCCTTCGGGCCGGGGCTTCTGACCGGGAGCGCCAATATCCTCCTCTGGATCAGCTATATCGTCATGCTTTCCCTCTACGCCTATGCCTTCGGCAGCTACGGAGCGACCCTCTTCCCTACCAGTTCGCATCTGCCGTGGAGGCATATCCTAATCACCGGGGGAGTTGTCGTCATCTCTGCTCTCAACCTGCTTAGTGCCAGGCTGATAGGTGAGGCGGAAGATCTGATAGTACTGGTCAAATTATCGATCCTGGTACTCTTTATTGCCGTTGGTTTCGGCGGGGTAGATGGTGCACGTCTCATTCCTTCGACCTGGGCATCGCCGGTGAACATCGTGGCCGGGGGAATGATCATTTTCCTGGCCTAAGAGGGGTTTGAGTTGATAGCTAACACAGCCCAAGACGTGCGGGACCCGCAGAGGACCCTGCCCAGGGCATATTATTCTTCCGTCGGTTTCGTGATCGTTCTTTACGTCCTCGTGGCTATTATCACTGTCGGTAGCCTGCCTTTGGATGCGATCGTAGGAGCTCGTGACTACGCATTGGCAGAGGCGGCTCGCCCTTCCCTGGGGCAGACCGGTTTCCTTCTTATCGCGATAGCAGCGGTGCTTTCCACTGCTTCCGCAATGAACGCGACAATCTACGGGGCGGCCAGGCTCAGTTACGTCATCGCCAAGGACGGCGAGCTTCCAGAACTGTTGGAGCGCAAGGCGTGGGGCAGACCGGTCGAGGGGTTACTGATCACCTCGACGGCGACACTGCTGCTGGCCAACTTCATTGACCTCTCCAGTCTTTCAACCATGGGAAGCGCTGGGTTTCTTCTGATATTTTCGGCAGTTAATGGAGCAAATGCCAAGCTTTCAAGGGAAACCTGGAGCTCGAAATGGCTCTCCCTTGTGGGCGTCGGACTTTGTCTCGCGGCGCTGATATCCCTTTTGGCCGTGACAGTGACCAACGCACCCGGTCGTCTCTGGATACTTTTCATCATGGCTGGGGGGGCCTTTTCTCTGGAGTTTGCCTACCGCTTGGCAACTGGGAGGGTCATATCCCTCCCCAATAACGAAAGCAGAAAGTAAGTTCCGGGAAGTTACTCCGCATGAGCCTTGCCTCTATGTCGTCAAGGTCCTGGCTATAAACCATTGCGAGTATAAAAAATGGATCTGATATTTGCCTTGTTGGTCCTCGTCGTGATATTGGTGGCGGTTTTCGATTTCACCAACGGGTTCCATGATGCCGCCGACATGGTTGCTACGGCCATCGCCTCGCGGGCCATGAAGCCGGGCATGGCCATCGGTATTGTCACCTGTTTCACCTTTATTGCTCCCTTTACCGTGGGCTTGGCAGTGGCGAATACGGTAGGCACTTTTGTGGATGTAGGGGCAGTTTCAACCATTGAGGGTGAAAGCCTCGTCATAGCGGCCCTTCTCGCTGCGGTGAGCTACAATCTGGTCACCTGGTGGCTGGGCTTTCCCTCTTCTTCCTCCAATTCTCTCGCCGGTGGCCTTGTTGGGGCAGGGCTTTATACCGTGGGCATTGCCCATATCGATTGGGGGATCACAGCCCTGCAAAACGGTCATCTCCAGGGGATGACGAAAGTCGTGGCAGGGCTGTTTGTTTCGCCTTTCTTAGGTTTTGTCATTGGTTTTTTGACGATGAAGCTCTTTCTCCGCCTCCTCTCCCGAGCGACAAAAAAGCTCACTCGTCTGTTCATCGTCTCTCAGTATTTGAGTGTGGCTTGGCTAGGTTTTTCCCATGGTGCCAATGATGCGCAGAAGGGGATGGCTATCATCGGCATGATGTTGCTTGCCAGCGGCGTTACCACTGAATTTGCCGTCCCTGTGTGGGCTATCTTTCTTTGCGCCTCGGCCATTACCCTGGGGACTCTGTTTGGTGGTTGGCGTATCATCAAGACCCTGGGCTTCGACCTGTTTCGTGTGAAGATCATTCATTCCGTTGCCAACCAACTGGGGGCTGCACTGATCAATAGCATCGCCACCCTGAGCGGTGCGCCTACCTCCACCACCCAGGTCGTGACGGCGACTCTGTTGGGCAATGGTGCTGCTGAAAAGCCGCAGCATGTGAAGTGGCAAACGGCACGGGGCATCGTGGCTGGTTGGTTTATGAACGTGCCTACGTCCATACTTTTGGGTTGGTTATACTGTTTTCTTTTTCTCAAGTTCTGGGGGTAAGTATGGGGTTTATTCAAAAATTCATTCTGCCAAAAGAGGTGGACCTGACGACAGCACTGCAGGTGCAGACTTCAGCCACACGGAGCATTGTCCATGGCCTCTATGCCGCTTACATCCTCCATGAAAACGACGCCTTCCACACCATTATGAACGATACCCACGAAACCAGGGCCATAAAGACGAAAAATATGAAGGAGTTGTTAGATGTCTTCATCGCCCCTTACGACAAGGAGTCCATTTTCCGTATCATCACCCAGCTCGACTGGATAGCCTTAAGCGTTAAACATTTCGTCATTGAGGTTGAAGCGTATAACAATAGGCACGCCCTTGATGTGTACCGTGATATCTTCGAACTGCTCAAAGATATGGCGAGCCTGCTGGAAGACGGATTCAAGCAACTCGCCACCAAGGAAGTGCCCAGCATGGATCTAATCCATGACAAATATGATCTGGTGGTGGAATACCGCGCCCAACACATTGCGAAACTGATGCAAGAGGATGACTGTAAGCGCATCCTCATCCATACGGAGATTCTGGCGCAGCTTAAGGAGATCGCCAAACGCATGCGTGTTTCCGCCAACACGCTTGAGGACATGGCTATTAAGATCATGTAAAGGGCGTAATGCCACAGTGACCAACTCGATATGTACCGGACACAGAGGGAAATGAAAGCCCTTGGAAAACAGAATGCCAGGCCTGATTCATCACCTGCGCAAGAGGGAAGAGCACGGATAATCATTGCAACGGGAAACCGATAATGAACAAGAATGCTGTGTGGGCACTCCTTCTGCTGGTCGCCTTTATCGGTGCCTGGTTTGGATATCATTGGTTTTTGCTTCCTTCAGGCGGCGGATTGCAGATAACAGGCACGGTGGAAGGAACAGAGCTTAATATTTCCGCCAAGATAGCCAGTCGCATAGCCAGACTTTCCTTGCAGGAAGGGGATACG
Coding sequences within it:
- a CDS encoding inorganic phosphate transporter, yielding MDLIFALLVLVVILVAVFDFTNGFHDAADMVATAIASRAMKPGMAIGIVTCFTFIAPFTVGLAVANTVGTFVDVGAVSTIEGESLVIAALLAAVSYNLVTWWLGFPSSSSNSLAGGLVGAGLYTVGIAHIDWGITALQNGHLQGMTKVVAGLFVSPFLGFVIGFLTMKLFLRLLSRATKKLTRLFIVSQYLSVAWLGFSHGANDAQKGMAIIGMMLLASGVTTEFAVPVWAIFLCASAITLGTLFGGWRIIKTLGFDLFRVKIIHSVANQLGAALINSIATLSGAPTSTTQVVTATLLGNGAAEKPQHVKWQTARGIVAGWFMNVPTSILLGWLYCFLFLKFWG
- a CDS encoding efflux RND transporter permease subunit, giving the protein MPRFFINRPIFAWVIAIMVMLAGLLSIKKLPVSQYPAIAPPQIAINATYPGASAQTVQDTVTQVIEQKLNGIDNLIYMASTSDSAGSVSITLTFKAGTDPNIAQVQVQNKLQLAVPLLPDAVQRQGIAVVKSTRNFLLIIGLVSEEGTLDRNGLTDYMVSNLQDIISRLDGVGELLMFGTQNAMRIWLNPAKLLSYNLTTNDVVAALEAQNAQVSAGQFGGLPAIKGQQLNATVTARTLLQTPEQFDGIILRTNSNGSVVRLKDVATTKIGTENFSLQSFYNGKPMGGMAIRLASGANALETGDRIKAKMEELSKFFPPGMKVVYPYDTTPFVKISIEEVIHTLIEAVFLVFIVMYLFLQNLRATLIPTIAVPVVLLGTMGVLAAAGFSINTLTMFALVIVIGLLVDDAIVVVENVERIMSEEGLSPHDATIKSMEQITSALWGIATVLTAVFLPMAFFGGSTGVIYRQFSITIISAMILSVLVAMILTPALCSTLLMPVEQGHTPGECGPFCRFFKWFNRCFDFCRHKYEGIVGRSFSRKWRYLFIYALIVAAMAHLFLRLPTSFLPEEDQGFLICQVQLPAGATQERTNDVIKQLEHHFLTNEPQTVKGVITISGFSFAGRGQNMGLAFVKLKDWSLRRTPDLKAPAIAMRAMKAFSQFRDGLAFAFAPPAVIELGVANGFDLQLQDRGGLGHEQLMQARAQLLGEARKNPKLVAVRPNGQDDSPEYKLDIDDNRAGSLGVSAADINTVLTTAWGSKYVNDFIQDGRVKKVYVQADAPFRMLPEDIKNWYVRNSSGHMVPFSAFSSGHWRYASPRLERYNGIPSVEIQGQAAPGISTGEAMTEMERMVAELPTGIGYEWTGLSYEEKHAGAQAPSLYAISLLVVFLSVAALYESWTIPFVNLLMLPLGLVGAVTAVAFRALPNDVYLQIGLLTTVGLSTKNAILIIQFIKEQMRQGHELVDATLSAVKIRLRPVIMTSLAFFFGTLPLALTKSAGAGAQNAIGTAVTGGLLSATFIDLLFIPFFFVLVSQAFGRKKK
- a CDS encoding efflux RND transporter periplasmic adaptor subunit, with translation MVMRNLSRYLPLLPLLVTLVLITGCKEKNTSGDAAQAKPAPEVSVVTIQEQAVTLTTILPGRITPHLEAEIRPQVSGIILKRLFTEGGEVKEGEVLYQIDPATYRASLASAKASLAKAEANSVNLKQHAERYRRLVPTKAVSSQDYEDAVAAYDQGVAEIRAAKAAVDMAQINLNYTRVTAPISGHIGRSAVTAGALVTANQGTALANIQQLDPVYVDVTQASADLLQLKQNLAAGTLKSNPAQATVKLELENGTSYTHDGILKFSEVSVDQSTGSVTLRALFANPDQLLLPGMFVRAIIQEGVRENALLVPQRGVSRDTAGHAIALVAGAGDKVERRILQTERTVGDAWLVTDGIKPGDRVIVEGVQRIRPEMQVKVRPFSVSPTPQPATVK